A window of the Lolium perenne isolate Kyuss_39 chromosome 7, Kyuss_2.0, whole genome shotgun sequence genome harbors these coding sequences:
- the LOC127313592 gene encoding uncharacterized protein, with protein MPPSGEVLASVSSALAVLLLLLACVELGDAAAAVGVYRLIQYDLAGAPLGSRAAALNHHAAALPLPAAADLSRSALVAPLLDLPLSFLREYLAEKKHLGGLLILLPTNLGAKNGDVNGDDKGQPKSVLAELEKLLVHAEVPFPVYFAFHDDNMDDLLADIRKIASSGQPASASTGGYKLIVPSAEPKKVASPTISNIQGWLPGLKGEGDAEQLPTIAIVANYDTFGAAPALSVGSDSNGSGAVALLEISRIFSRLYSNPKTRGKFNLLFGLTSGGPYNYNGTSKWLRSFDQRVRESIDYAICLNSVGSWSSDLWMHVSKPPENPYIKQIFEDFSDVSKEMGISVGIKHKKINVSNSRVAWEHEQFSRFRVTALTLSELSTPPEFLESTGGLADTRESADVESVMRTVRLVSESLARHIYGLRGRNIDVFAEDSSLAISPHYIRSWLDLFSRTPRVAPFLQKNDPFIAALKKELSEHTADVHVQNDVLDGMFTFYDATKSTLNVYQVASVTFDLLFLLVLGSYLIVLFSFLVITTRGLDDLINIFRRPPSRKVKGA; from the exons aTGCCTCCCTCCGGCGAGGTGCTCGCCTCCGTCTCCTCCGCGCTCGccgtcctgctcctcctcctcgcctgcGTCGAGCTcggcgacgccgccgccgccgtcggcgtCTACCGCCTCATCCAGTACGACCTCGCCGGCGCCCCGCTCGGCTCGCGCGCCGCCGCGCTCAACCACCACGCCGCCGCGCTCccgctccccgccgccgccgacctctcCCGCTCCGCGCTCGTCGCGCCGCTGCTCGACCTCCCGCTCTCCTTCCTCCGAG AGTACCTGGCGGAGAAAAAGCATCTTGGAGGGTTGCTCATTCTGCTCCCGACAAACCTCGGCGCTAAGAATGGTGACGTAAACGGCGATGACAAGGGGCAACCAAAGAGCGTGCTGGCTGAGCTGGAAAAACTGCTGGTGCATGCAGAAGTCCCA TTTCCAGTGTATTTCGCTTTCCATGACGACAATATGGATGACCTATTGGCAGATATCCGTAAAATTGCCTCTTCTGGCCAGCCGGCCTCTGCATCGACAGGAGG ATACAAGCTTATAGTACCATCGGCAGAACCTAAAAAGGTGGCATCTCCAACAATTTCAAATATCCAG GGATGGTTACCTGGATTGAAAGGAGAGGGTGATGCTGAACAGCTTCCAACTATTGCCATAGTTGCAAACTATGATACTTTTGGTGCTGCACCT GCGCTTTCCGTGGGAAGCGACAGCAATGGAAGTGGAGCAGTGGCTCTCCTGGAAATTTCACGAATTTTTTCACGCCTCTATTCAAATCCTAAGACCAGAGGCAAGTTTAATCTTCTCTTTGGCTTAACATCTGGTGGACCCTACAATTACAATGGGACTAGCAAG TGGCTTAGAAGTTTTGATCAGCGTGTGCGCGAGAGCATCGACTATGCAATTTGCTTGAATAGTGTTGGTTCTTGGAGCAGTGATCTCTGGATGCATGTATCGAAGCCTCCAGAGAATCCTTACATCAAGCAAATCTTTGAG GATTTTTCAGATGTCTCCAAGGAAATGGGCATTTCAGTTGGCATCAAGCACAAGAAGATTAATGTGTCAAACTCTAGA GTAGCATGGGAACACGAGCAATTCTCGAGGTTTAGAGTGACTGCACTAACTCTTTCAGAATTGTCTACCCCTCCTGAATTTTTAGAAAGCACTGGTGGTCTGGCTGACACTAG AGAATCAGCTGATGTTGAGTCAGTAATGAGGACTGTCAGATTAGTTTCTGAGAGTCTCGCG AGACACATCTATGGATTGAGAGGAAGGAACATTGATGTTTTCGCTGAGGACAGCAGCTTAGCTATCAGTCCTCACTACATCCGATCCTGGCTGGATCTGTTTTCACGGACACCACGAGTTGCACCTTTTCTTCAGAAGAATGATCCCTTTATTGCAGCACTTAAAAAG GAACTATCGGAGCATACTGCTGATGTGCATGTTCAAAATGATGTCCTTGATGGCATGTTCACTTTCTACGATGCAACAAAATCAACTTTAAATGTATATCAG GTTGCAAGTGTTACTTTTGATCTGTTGTTCCTTCTGGTGCTTGGTTCTTATCTAATCGTTCTCTTCAGTTTCCTTGTAATCACTACACGG GGCCTCGATGATCTCATTAACATATTCAGACGACCTCCGTCACGTAAAGTCAAGGGAGCATAG
- the LOC127315395 gene encoding protein ALP1-like, with protein MNTPTKIKNSYRWFPYFRDCIGAIDDTHVIAKVSRSISAAFRGRKYYTSQNVLAAADFDMRFTYVLAGWEGSAHDASILADSLPRPDGLQIPNGKFYIGDAGYACRHGILPPFRKTRYHLNEFSTKHRPLNARELFNPRHSNLRVTIERAFAALKNRFKVLDQKPFHMFDTQVKMVLTCCILHN; from the exons ATGAACACACCAACCAAGATCAAGAACAGCTACAGGTGGTTCCCCTATTTCAGG GATTGCATTGGGGCTATTGATGATACTCATGTCATTGCAAAGGTATCGAGATCAATATCAGCAGCATTCCGCGGGAGGAAGTACTACACCAGCCAGAACGTGCTAGCAGCTGCGGATTTCGACATGAGGTTCACCTACGTTCTTGCTGGGTGGGAGGGTTCAGCTCATGATGCCAGCATCCTAGCCGACAGCTTGCCAAGGCCTGATGGGTTGCAAATCCCAAACGGTAAGTTCTACATTGGAGATGCTGGATATGCATGCCGACATGGAATTCTACCTCCCTTCAGAAAAACAAGGTACCACCTCAACGAGTTCTCTACGAAGCACCGACCTCTGAATGCGAGAGAGTTGTTCAATCCCAGACACTCAAACCTTAGAGTCACCATTGAGAGGGCCTTTGCTGCATTGAAGAACAGGTTCAAGGTCCTTGACCAAAAACCGTTCCACATGTTTGACACTCAGGTAAAGATGGTCCTTACTTGCTGCATTCTTCATAACTAG